The genomic window AAACATCTTAATCTAAATCTGgtattttaataaacatttttatttgggcgtctaattaaaatgtaattaaaacagGTGGAGTAATGTGATATTAGCAAAATGATTTGAGTGTTGAGAAGCCTGTTTATTTGGGGGTTTATATGCTGCAGCACAGCAGCCATCCTCCACATGTACAGCCTTCTTATATTGAATTCCATTATTAGAATATGGCTGCAGTTAATGAAAACGCACGGTTTGAAGCTTATAGAAGGGGAGGCACATCCAATCATTAATCACAGTGTGAAAAATTACATGAAAGAGTCATTTACAGAATATTAACAGGGCCTTCTTTTCCTTGCTATGCAtgttaaatgcataaataaactATCcacaatttaaataattagGCAATTATTATGATTATACATGTACACATAGAGACTGAATAGCATTAGATGAATCAATCATGCAAATGTCGTAGCTGCTCCAAATAAATAAGCTGCACACGTTGTTTGTTCCATTTAGTCCTCTGATTAGTATTTATATTTACCTGTATAGTTACAGTACATGCTAACATACTGCCTCTTGCAGGTTTTATTTCTTGACATGTAAAAGCCAGGCCCCTGGACCAGAGCCTCCGTTTTTAAAATTCCTTGTCAGAAAGTCgatcaaatgactacaaagagacacaaaatgactaccaggagacacaaaacgaccacaaagagatgcaaaagagGCACAAAGAAGCTACAAAGACACTCACAATGGCCAAAAAGGGgtgcaaaaaaatacaaagcattacaaaatgttgcaaaacaaccacaaagacacacaaaacaactacaaagagacacaaaacaactacaaacagacacaaaatgaccacaagtgGCATCAAAaagactacaaggagacacaaaatgaccacaaagagagtCAAAAAGACTACAGACAAAACACAAtcataaaatgactcaaaaagactacaaagagacaaaaaacaactacaaatagcaaaaaaaacccacaaagagacataaaacgaccacagagagagacaaaatgactacaaagacacacaaaacaaccacaaaaagactcaaaaagacacaagacgaccacaaagagacacaaaacaaccacaaaaagattcaaagggactacaaagagacataaaatgactacaaagagagtCAAAAAGACTACAGACAAAACACAAtcataaaatgactcaaaaagactacaaagagacaaaaaacaactacaaagagacgcaaaagaggcgcaaagaaacacaacatctacaaagagactcacaatGGCCAAAAAGGGGTGCAAAAAACTACAAAGTATTACAAAATGTTGcataacaaccacaaagatacacaaaacgactacaaagagaaacaaaatgagtggcagcaaaaagactacaaagagagacaCATAATGTCCACAAAAAGATTCAAAAATactacaaggagacataaaacgaccacaaagtgagtcaaaatgactacaaatacacacaaaacaaccacaaaaagacacaaaacaaccacaaaaagattcaaaagaactacaaagagacataaaaagactacaaagagacacaaaagtacCGTGaaagactcaaaacaactacaaaaagacgtGTAGGGGGCCTTCTACATGTCTGTGCCCTGGGgcccattgtctttataatctgttcatggttaaaacaatgaatcTCTTATGAACTTTCTCATTCATCCCTCAATCATGCACTTTACATTAAGCATTTGTCATGTGTACAGTGAGGGAAACCTCACAGGAGCCATGTGAAATCCTGCAGCCGataacacacccacacataaacataaacacctGGCCTGCGTTCTCTCCCCTCTACCTCCATTTATGTGAAATGGCTCATTACCAGCAGACAAATCAATTGGCTTTGCTCTCTGAACACCCACTTGTGATAATAAGAGACTCTACAGGCAACCCACGGCCTGGAAATGCAGTGCTGCCCTCCAGCTTGAAGCAAAGGTACACATCAGGAAGGGATGAAAGGGGAAGGAGTGACTAAGACCCAGACATGAGTTTTGTCTGTGGATTATGCACATCACATAAAACGCTTACATCCAGCTAGACAAACATTACCAGGAATTATGTCGGGTTTTTTCCCCTTTCACctattttcaaatatttttttcacatccAATTGTTTTTGAAAGTTACCGACAATTAGGGCAGCAACTACGAAACATTTCCAGTATCAATCGATCAgactattatattattaattcTGCTTTTAATTGTATTGATCTTTAAAAAGccagaaaatagtaaaaatgccTATTAAAGTTAAGAAAATCAAGGAGCTTGTTTTGTCGGAGCAACAGCCTATAACCCAGAGATACTCAGCACACCCTCACACATACTGTCACTATCACATAGGActcagaaaagcagcaaatatttGCAAATGAAAATCTGGAACCACGTTGTTTTTGATTGATTACTCAAACTGATTTACTGTCCATTGACTGATCCATTAATCAACTAATAATTTCAAGCATTGGAGAAGATTTATATTTATCTTCAATACCAATAAACTGAATATGTATattgatttatatttaaaatacgATTATATTTAGCACTGAGGTTGCAAAACTGAAACTCCTCTcttgtgccaagcatgtaggagaatcACGGTGGCCAATGGGAAAACGTgaatggccttatctagagccagtgtttggtttgttcattctaggctactgtagaacaacatggcggactccgtgaaagaggacctgctctgtataaAGATATAAACTGCTTattcaaaggtaacaaaaacacaacaattattGCATACAATATCTGCCAACAGATGTCCCTAAAACTTACACGCTTCTTTTTTGCTTAAAAACTGTTAGAGATCAGTTTCCTCCCTATTGACTAATCGCTGCAGCTCTACCAAAATGTGCTCTTTCCATACAAAATAAAGATGCAAACAACTCGTTTTAAGGTTATAAAGAGTCGAAGAGTTAATCAACCTCATCGTACCGAACGAAGAGCAGGAATATAAGACACCTGAATTGCATTTGGTTGTTTTCCTCCTGCTATAACCGTTCAAATTTAGATCTCAGAATAGAGACCATTCTTTTATagttttgaaatattttccATATGCATTTAATTATTGCATTAATAGCTAGGCTGATAAAACGTGCCCCCTCCATTGTTTGCTGTAGGCCAGAACTGACACCGATAACATGATGGTCTACAAGAAGAATGAAGGTGTCACTTAAGACACTGTAACCTTATCTAAGAGGACACAAACTACAATATTATAAAAGGTGATATTTAAGAATGTTGTAGGATGTCTGAACATTTCCTGAACACAAAATCTCCAACTTTTGTTTGGTGAAATAGATATTTTAGGATGAGATGGGTTTGCTCCAAGCAGCACTTACCTTGACCATCCTTTCTACTGCTCTGGTGTGCTCTCAGTTCTTCTGACTTATAGAAATCAATACTGGCATAAGTGTTGAGGCTGGAGCCAGTGCTGCTGCCCATAGCGCTTCCTCCAATGTTGTAGGCGGCGGAGGTACGCTCCACTCCGGCTTGAGGGCTCTCCTTAATGGCCAGGTCAAGGTCAATATAGTTAAGGCCTTGTTCAGCAGATGAGGTGGAGGCTTGTGGTGGAGGTGTGGCAGATAAACTAGCTGCCTGCCTGTTTTCCCACAGTGAGCAATCCAAACCATGCCGATGGCTCGCCGCCTGGCTGCCCTCCGGGAAGATGGAGGTAGAAGAGGATGTGTGGCGTGGCAGGGAGGGAGGTGAGTTAAATGTCTCTGAACGGTGGCTCGGCCGTCCCTGTGGGTCACCTCGGACCGACCTGCTGCTCCGCTCAGGAGACTGGAAGGACTTGACTGGGGAAAAGCCCAAGCCTGTCTCCTGCTCAATGGATAAGGGTTGACCAGAGTGGATGGCAGGTCTTGCTGAAATGCTGGGATCGGAACCTTTGCTGTCCATAAATGGAGTGGAGGCGTCTGTTGGCATTGCTGCCGACTTTACCTTTGTTCTGTACCCGGTGTTGCCctctgctgccagaggagaggACGTGCTGTGTTCATGTCGGGCCTTGGGGGCAACAGCTGGTGGGCCCTGTGGGGTGCTGAATGTGGATCTAACAGGAGTCAGGGGCGTTGAGGACTTCCCTAAATCCATGCTGACGTATTCTGCAGAGGTGGACAATGGAGCAGAGAAGCTGCGGGGAAGGTTAGCGGGATTATCATGGCAGAGAAGTGGTTGATTCACAGGCCGAAGGGTTCCGTGGATCACAGGCTGTCCACGTTCAGACCCCAAACGTCTTCCTCCACCATACTTATTGTCCTCCTTGTACACAATACTGACATACTCACCGACGTTTTGAGAAACTGATGGCTGCAGATTCTCCTTCACCCTGGGCAGGGTGTTTGCCTTAGTGATGTCTGAAGACACGCTGAGGGGACGATCCCTCCTTTGTTGTTTCGGGCTCTTACTACTTGATCCACGTTTTTGATGATGACGCCCATCCTTTGCGCATGTCCCCGCAAACTTATACTCTCCTCCAGTTCTTAATAAACTTAACCCTCTCCCCGCTGATATGGACTTGTCTTCCAGGCTCTCGCTGCTGGCTGAGCtggaggagaaggaagaggaagacaTGGAGAGCTGACAGCCTCCTGCAGAGCCCGCTGCAATTTTGTTTCTCTTGCTGTATCCCACTCCCCCTCCCCTTCCTGCACTATCATGCCCACTGCTGTCCTTTTTTCCTTCCCCTTTGTTTAAGTCCTCCTCAAAGCGAGTGTAGAGAGTATGTTGATAAGCTCTTGGCAGTGAGAAGTAGGAATTGAACATTTTTGGTTGCAGTTGGTGCTGTTCTGGGTGGGAAGGCGGTGTGCTGCAGGCAGAGCGGCTGCAGACAGGTGAGATGTTCATGTAGTCACTGGCAGCCCGGCTCTCCATGCTGGCCCTGCTATCCCACATGCCCAATCCGTGCAGGtctgtggagctgctgctgttaggAGACATGACCATGTAGCCTTCTGTGCTGGGCTGGCGGATGTGCTGAGGGGGGGACACACTGTTGTTGGGGGTCATGGCCATATACTCGTCATCTGCCCCAGGTTTAGCACTGGTGTCAGACATACCtattgagagagagagtgaaacagGAGGAGACGTCACTCCAGGCAACATTGACATATAGCCGCTATCCACAGCTGCTCCACCTTCCACTTCTCGCCTGCTTTTGTCAGCCCTCTTCCTATTTTTCCCGACTGCATCAAGCTGCCCGCCCCCAGCTGCCAGACCCTCTGAGCCATGGTGTAAATCAGCTCTCTCTCTGTTAGCACTCTGCGACATGATGGCAtattcttcatcatcttcatcgtCTTCATCTTTTCTATGCGGGGTCAGCCGTTCATGGGCTGCCAAAGGCAGGGAAGCCCTCTTACTCAGTAGTCTGCGTTCCGCCTCAGATTCCCTACTAGATGAACGCCGCAAAATCCGTCGGCCTTTTGAGCGATGATGGGAACCAAGGAGACCCTCTCGCTGTCCCATCACTATATAGCTAGAGGAGCCCTCTCCATGCACATGATGTCCAGACAGACTGGGTACAAGGAGAGAGTGCTCCCCTGGACTGGAGCCATATTCATCTGAGGAGCCGTAGTCGCTCGGTGAACCTGAAACAGAGACTCTCTGAGAAACACGAGGGTAGGAGCAGATCGTCATGCCTCCCACTGCTGCCCCCACTAGGCCACACTCTGAGCCATGACCAGAGCTGGAGGATAGACTCGGTGCAGGAGAGGGAGCAGGGTTAGGCGTGTAACGTGCAAGGCTGAGGGTAATCTTAGCAGGGGTTGGGGCCCTGGTGGGCTTGGGTCTCAGCGTTGGCGTAGTTGAGCAGGAACCATTAAGACTCGGGCTGGAGCTGGCCCATGTCCCTTTGGCACTTGCTCCGCCCTCCTCCGACCTGGCTCCAATGCTGGCAGTCCGTGCCCTTGGGAATCCATGGCGCGATGTAGGTGAAGTGCTAGTGCTGCTGCCTCCAGTTCCAGGTGTCTCCGTACGGGCTCGTCTGGAGAAGCCCACCTGACTTGGTGGCAGATTTGGATGATGCCGACGGCTCGGGACGCTGATGGGGTTTGAAGCGGTACCGCCTCCGCACGACGTCCCCACAGACTGAGATTTACTGCGCTGACGGAACTCCTCACTCAGGGCCTTCATGGCCTCCAGCAGGGTCTCGTGCATGTTCTGAGCCACCACAGAGTCATCCACCTGCATCCAGAACTCTCCGGGGCCGGTGATCGCCGAGCGACCCACCTCAATGAAGAAAAAATTCTCTGAATGGCCACACCTGCGAACATTCATCAGCTGCAACACCACAGCTGCCACATCAGAATTGAGTTTGACAAAGTTGACTGTCTTGTCAGTGAGGCACAGCCGGTAGATGCCCACCAAGTTCCTGGCATGTCCAAGACCTTTAGGCCAAACCTTGACCTGCCATACTTCCTTGAAGGTTGGAATAGGAGACGGAGAGCTACACTCTCCACTACTGCCATAGTCTTCAGGAGTTTTACCTAGGAAAacaataaagaataaataaatgaacaatcTTGAAACAACCtaaaattacataaaacatGACCTGTTGAAATACTGATCAAAGCAAAAATGACAAACCAGTGTGGTGACACTAAAAAGTAATATTTATGATAATTAAATTGCTACATACAAGAATCTCTACTGCATCTGCCAAGCAACAGTGCTGCAGCTAATTTTGTCACAATCACTTTTAAGCTACAGCttcataattaattaattaagtcTTTGGAGGTATAGAATACATCTACTGAAATGCTGTGTGCTCCAATGTGAAATAATGCATCCCAGCTCAGTTCATTGCCAATCACATGACAAATCACAGCAAtataattttgctttttttgtcacTGAACAAATGACACCTGGTGTTCTCTTGTCCTCAAGGAAAATAATTTATTAGACATGGTCACCCCGAGAACTACAACCTGATATGTTCAGGTGTTTCAGTCTCCCTCCGTGCATCCCTCTGCACATAACAAACAAGCATAcagtaaaattaaattaattaaagacagtgttttattgtgtctGTCACTGAGACATAATCCCAACAAAATGGGGGTCTATCCATTCAGGGTTCCACAGCATGACAAAATTAAAGCTGGGCAAGCCCATCAGTCTCAAACTGCCTGAAATGCAAAGGATAACAGGGAGGgtgagggtggtggtggtggtggtggtgttcgGCTCCAGCATAAGGATAGCAACGTAAACACGAGGATaaccaacagaaacacattttccagTGAGAGCGCACTGACGATGCCATCTCCTCCCTACCAGCAGCACCGTGTAACACAAATGTAGGTTAGGCGAGCGGCAGTCAGAGCtgtgcagaaaaacaaaaacacaggctCCAGCGGAGTGCACCACGATAGGCTACTACTATATGATGCATCCCTTGGATGGTTGCTATATGCCCACTGCGCCATGCAAAAATACACCGTCGTGGAAAAACGGGCTGCATTTCAGTCAGCAAAGGCGACCATCTCCATATTACATGCAGATGCTACTGAAATGCATCATTTTGCTGACAGAAAATGATCCGCAGGTTACAACTGTATTAACGCGTATTGAGATTGTgcagcacaaacacagcacATGCCGCCCATAGTTGGTCTACCCCGTTCAGTCGGATCCACCTGCCTCTTGGTTAAAAACACACCGTCCAAACTGCAGAACTTAGACTGATTTATTCTGATTAAACAGCCAAACTGGAGCTGCAGCAAAAATATTCACACCACCCGAGCCAGTGATATGCAGTGAACAATCAGGAATGGCCGAGCCAAATAGTGTATGGAGAACAAACAGCCTAGGGCAGGATAGGGCCTgatgcagaaacagacaggaggaatCACATCACACTTTTCATATCTTACAGTTGCACTGGAGGTCCAGCATCGCTTGGTACCACTCGTTTTGGACCTCCTCGCTGTCTGCAGCGATGGCAAAGCTCTCGCTGCGGGTATAAAGGACTATCATGTGCTTGTTCTTGGAATCTGCCCGCTTGTTGATGTTGAAGCAAGTCTCCAGGTTCAGGACTTTTTTGGGCACAGGTGATTTACTGCGGAATTTCTTCTCGTTCTCGTAATACTCAAGTCGAGCAGGACCATGCTCCGAGGCCGCTCTCAGCACGAAGAATCGCCGGTGCATTGATTTATGCTTGCGGAGATAGCCGCTTTTCTGTACATCTTCATAGTTCTGCGGCTCGGCTGCTTGGTTCTCCATGGCCAAGGCAGGGTGATGAATACTAGACGCCAATAATCTCAGGGAAAAAACCGAAGCCCATGTGTACTCCTCATTAATCCATTGCAACTACATCACTCGTCCTCCTCGCGTCCACATTGAAGTGTCCAGCATGTGTGCGAAGGCTCAGGATGGGAGAATCAGCCAAAGCATGTTTTGGATGTGGCATCATAGTGTGAatccagcagctgcaggaggatccGCGCAGCGAGCGTGCACAGCAGCGTCCGCCGCTGCTCGTCCTGCAGCCCAGCCCAGTCCTGCCCGATCAGGTCCAACCACGGTGCAGTTCAGCTGCTTAAGGACATCTCCTCCACCTGTCTGAGGTTGCCCACAGTCTGTCGATACCCTACGCCGTCAAGCTACGAGGAATAGAAATTGAACTTCCGGTggagattttcaaaataaaatcagcacCGAATTCATTAAGGCCTATTAACCATCtgcttttcagttttttcaTCACTTACCCTGGTCTGGGTCAAAGGTCGAAATGGCATGTAGGCATGGATGGTGTACTGAACATGCCTCCCAGGCCCAGGGGTCCAAAGTGGAGTCCAGAATTACTAGAATGAAcacttagggactgttcgttatttatgagaggggaggggaggggtgcataaagggggaggcatgtcaaataaatttttaagcactgggaagggacttgtgttgttgttgttgttgttgttgtgtgtgtgtgtgtgtgtgtgtgtgtgtgtctgttttagtAAACgggcatacaaatttaaatggctgtattagggcggcagtagctcagtccatagggacttgggttgggaaccggagggtcgcctgttcaagtccccgtccagaccaaaatatggagcgtggactggtagttGGAGTGgcgccagttcacctcctgggcactgccgaggcacccttgagcaaggcactgaacccccccaactgctcggagcgcctgtcatgggcagccccaccCTGACATgcctccacttagtgcatgtataggtcctgtttgtgcatgtgtgtgcgttcagacctgtgtgtaattgacaatagagtgaaaaaattgaatttcccctcagggattaataaagtatattaaatttaaacaattgtatttattttaccaccAATTTTTAGAGGAAAACATGCGTTCCAAACCTGGTTTGAAAGgggtgttttctttaaaaatcaccatttatcacagccagaaactgtaaaaacagaaattattgttggGTTTTCAAATTTCCGATGGTCCTTGAACACATTATGTGGGACAAATGCTTCCatgaggagaaaaacacaacTAAATCTAAGCTTAAAATAGCGGTATctcatcaaaatcacttcattctacatgtctcatttaaaattttgccATATATAAACTGTTTGCATTAACCATGCACAAAGATTttatcttcaacttttaacattcaaacatcaaagggtaggtttttaaaatctaacagctaaaaatgaccacaaaaaaacataaagtgaccacagagagatgcaaaacagctgcaaaaagAGACCAAAAAAAGACTCGTAACGACTACAAAAGCGTAAAACAACCCAAACCAAAAAGAGATGCGTTACCACTATAATAaggtgcaaaaaaacaacaaaaagaggatAAACAGCTGTTaaatctgtgtgtcttgctcctctgGAGAAGATGTGGTGGAGCcttctgtgtgtctttgcaaGGGGGCCCATcatctcataatccacccatgcatGTAGGACAAGCACAACACAGGTGCAGGCATACTGTTCCCTCACCTGCAGCTTCCTCTGTAGCTCACCTCAGACAGTGAGTAAAAGTCAGCAGTCCtgagataaaaacacaattttatgTCACCTTTCCATTGGTCAGCTGAGAGTTATGATAATAAATATGCTGCACTTAACTCTGTACATTGGCTATAAATGAGCTCTGATACAATTCACACACACTGGGTCACTGCAGTATTTAGGTGATTTCTCATTTTGTTGTCACATCAGTGGAAGTGTGTCCTACAACCCAATATGCTTTAATTGTGAAAGCCAATCTACCCTACTTCCGGTCCCGCCTGGCTCTCGCTGGCTGTCTTTACTCAGCCTCTGCTAGACTGGCACCTCCAAGCCGGTGCCAGTCAAATGCCAGGGGGGCTTCAGGACTGATGGGGTGCACAGAGGAACACGGTGTTCAGCCGGGGAAGACTTCGTGCATGATCACGTGGACGATCGGATAATTTATGTTGTTTGATTCGGcatttattttttgggggggattttAGCCCACtgactgaggaggaggaaaacatCTGCAGAACTGTTTGAGAGGTCAGGGCTTATGCGGCTATAGGCCTCGATGTAGCACTGTTGAATGTCATGCAAACATTAAATGCATGCATATATTGCAGAACTCAAGCCTGTACAGAAGACACAAGGGGCACATGATGATAAAGGAACTCCCTATAGAGACACTATTAGAGAGATTTAGTCTAATAGGCCTGTTATAGTGACAGGAaattgtgttgctgtgtttgggTTTATCAGTGTCCACTTAGCTGATTATTCTTACTCAGTTCCATGCGTTTAAATTAATGTAAAGATATTTCAACAACCCCTTGGGCAGCTGCAAATTGATTGTCTTGACCATCCCTTGAAAGAAATTCCAGGCTGAGCTGAAGATAACATACAGTGTGGCATTAATCCAATTAAAtttgtgataaaaacatgaGTAAAACTTACACAGCAGTCGGCTATATTCTAATATACATTGAGTTAATTGGCCTCTTGTAGTTTATAGCTCACCTGGAGGGTTTGGAGCATCAGTGGCACTTAAAGGACCAAGAATATTACTGAATAATGCACATGTCTATAACTTAAATTCATTTATACCCTACGCAAGAAAAAGCCACACAACATATGAGTCTAGAAGGAAAGTGTCTCATACTGTCGACAACACGGTCTGTGGTTAAATCCCAGGGGTGTGATTACGCcaccaaagtgccaaaaaaggTTTGGCATAGCAACCTGTCAAACTGATCAAATTGTCCTCATAGCAACCCCTGTTAGTGGCAGAAATACGAATTGCTTCTGTGCAGACATTGTCCTCAGGGCACTGTTATCACTTTTAGATATTCCTGCTAGCAGTGCAGACATGATGTGTAGAATCTGGACAATAACATTTTAATCCTTTCACAAAATCACCTTTAAATGTATTGTCTTGTGTTATTCCATGATAGCATTTAAGGATTAGTTTAAGATCTCAAGACCTAAAGACGCAAATGTTATCTTTCACAAAAGGgttctgtttttcttcatttttaaaCTTGTGATTTGATCCATGATTAATTTAAGCTGTTGTCTGTTGTAGGATGCACGGTGTAACTTAACATGTGCTCCATGGGTTTTGTGCTTCAGCAGACACTCAGTCAGCATCATGAATCAtttaatatttgaaatattCAGAATGAAATTTATGACAAAAGCACACAGTGTGTTTATGGTGTACAGTGTATTGCACAGATGTTACATTATGTAAAGCCATCCTTACATTTTTATAGGGTTATTTCACTACAGAAGAAAACAGAGTAAAAGCAGCCCAAAGCTTGTTAGCATCACTGTAACTTGCCTGGTGATTTACAGTGAAATCATTAGACTTCCATTGAGTTACTGTCTCTTCTTCATAAGTATGTGGCGCTTCAATGTTGCCGATACTTTAAGCGTCACCCCCTTTTTTTCCCAAATCCTTAGTCCATTCACAACACTGCTATTTCAAAGCTTAAAGCTTGTTATAATTGTAAAAATATGAATCAGTTTTGACAGATAAAATACACTAACTCACAAAAAAATCAGGCTGTAAATAACATGCCTGACATTTAAAGCGTGATTTACTGGCCGTAATTGAACTTATGATTTACTGTTGTACTTGTTTGGAATTATAACTTAACGTACTGTCAGGGCACCATTTGGGAAAACAGTCTTAAcacatgggcggattatgagacaatgggcccctgagCACAGAcgtgcaaagggccccaccacctctcctacgtaggagcaaaacacacagactttgtgatggttttcatttcttttttttaatgtgctgtggtcattctttgtctctttgaggtcattttgtgcctatttaaagtcattttgagggatttgtttgtcatttttttgtgtctttgtgatcGTTTGGCCTcatttatagttattttgtgtaattttgtgtcctttttgaCAGCTTTGCTCCTCTCTGTGGGTGTTTCCCTCctttttgcagtcattttgtgtctctttaaagcaATTTTGTGTGTCTTAGTAGTTCcttcgtgtctctttgtggtctttttgagtctcttcctggctGGTGTGTGTTAAATTGAGTGGCATTTTGCAGGTGACACTCAGGGGCCTATGCCTGgtaggcccgttcagtaatccatccatgtcaACACATAAAGACTTGACCCAAGAGTTGGCAATGAAGCACACATATGACGACACAGTCTTCACTAAAACCATAATTTATTTACAGAAACACATTGAGAACACTTTCAGAATGAACAACACAGTCCATTCAGTTTTGATGAGATCAATCTATTTGGCAAATTGATTAAAAATCTAGCAAAAGTAGGTCCTACCTACTCAACAGAATAACTTCATTTTGTTCTTTAGACATCCATCAAAGAAACATTCAGACAGCTTTCTTTTTTGCGATCTTCGTCTTGATTCAGAATTCTGCGTTTCCTCTTTGTCCAGGGTTTAATCGTGCCTGAAGAGCCAGTGCTA from Epinephelus lanceolatus isolate andai-2023 chromosome 11, ASM4190304v1, whole genome shotgun sequence includes these protein-coding regions:
- the LOC117263376 gene encoding insulin receptor substrate 1-B, with translation MENQAAEPQNYEDVQKSGYLRKHKSMHRRFFVLRAASEHGPARLEYYENEKKFRSKSPVPKKVLNLETCFNINKRADSKNKHMIVLYTRSESFAIAADSEEVQNEWYQAMLDLQCNCKTPEDYGSSGECSSPSPIPTFKEVWQVKVWPKGLGHARNLVGIYRLCLTDKTVNFVKLNSDVAAVVLQLMNVRRCGHSENFFFIEVGRSAITGPGEFWMQVDDSVVAQNMHETLLEAMKALSEEFRQRSKSQSVGTSCGGGTASNPISVPSRRHHPNLPPSQVGFSRRARTETPGTGGSSTSTSPTSRHGFPRARTASIGARSEEGGASAKGTWASSSPSLNGSCSTTPTLRPKPTRAPTPAKITLSLARYTPNPAPSPAPSLSSSSGHGSECGLVGAAVGGMTICSYPRVSQRVSVSGSPSDYGSSDEYGSSPGEHSLLVPSLSGHHVHGEGSSSYIVMGQREGLLGSHHRSKGRRILRRSSSRESEAERRLLSKRASLPLAAHERLTPHRKDEDDEDDEEYAIMSQSANRERADLHHGSEGLAAGGGQLDAVGKNRKRADKSRREVEGGAAVDSGYMSMLPGVTSPPVSLSLSIGMSDTSAKPGADDEYMAMTPNNSVSPPQHIRQPSTEGYMVMSPNSSSSTDLHGLGMWDSRASMESRAASDYMNISPVCSRSACSTPPSHPEQHQLQPKMFNSYFSLPRAYQHTLYTRFEEDLNKGEGKKDSSGHDSAGRGGGVGYSKRNKIAAGSAGGCQLSMSSSSFSSSSASSESLEDKSISAGRGLSLLRTGGEYKFAGTCAKDGRHHQKRGSSSKSPKQQRRDRPLSVSSDITKANTLPRVKENLQPSVSQNVGEYVSIVYKEDNKYGGGRRLGSERGQPVIHGTLRPVNQPLLCHDNPANLPRSFSAPLSTSAEYVSMDLGKSSTPLTPVRSTFSTPQGPPAVAPKARHEHSTSSPLAAEGNTGYRTKVKSAAMPTDASTPFMDSKGSDPSISARPAIHSGQPLSIEQETGLGFSPVKSFQSPERSSRSVRGDPQGRPSHRSETFNSPPSLPRHTSSSTSIFPEGSQAASHRHGLDCSLWENRQAASLSATPPPQASTSSAEQGLNYIDLDLAIKESPQAGVERTSAAYNIGGSAMGSSTGSSLNTYASIDFYKSEELRAHQSSRKDGQDC